A region from the Microcoleus sp. FACHB-672 genome encodes:
- a CDS encoding HD family phosphohydrolase encodes MNTLSSLTRQIEQLRIRYSAQWRRGLLAKVLTKSLAEAAGSTSPKSTHKSLSRFLPSVSSNQPAVYQKRSIVSQSQNYRAHTPISLVLAVVCLTGSIGHRFYNKPKLDVGTKAPYTIVAPTAAKVEDSKTTEENRKAARIGSVPILKIDNAVNQQIYNDLRRAIEQGNELRRMAGVVPFTETSSLSAETQLYLRQAREADWRSVLAALKDQKDPKDSKKPSSNPLPPNARKPLEESLEALRRLARQDPYSGVIKQIRPPLNVAGQQAIAELQAYRQTASDESFSTLLETITQARRRYMMAVAALSEPSVTGLANRYDAELFAMSEADWQKMLVGIYQAAERLLAQGISPGLPDGILKHAVSIQVRTAVPAEAESLSTDILLAVLRPNLIRDAERTRLRAEQAASEVEPVIVTIDRGEVIVNAGQQISQPDFVLLDYFGKSQREPNWVGLISLGGLVAGAVGVLWVVERRFHPGLRRRDHILVLLLTLSTPLLVALQVPHTSLPAIGLLLGSFYGSAVGTTVVALLGWVLPVGLEIDGIHLIASAAGGLIGGLIAGRLRSREELALLGGAVGLTQGAVYLVLTLMASASVGSIWYTVVGAAALQSLAGLAWSIVALGLSPYLEHVFDLVTPIRLAELASPNRPLLKRLASEAPGTFQHTLFVATLAEAAAKTLGCNVELVRTGTLYHDIGKMHDPLGFIENQMGGPNKHDIIDDPWKSAEIIKKHVIEGLVMARKCRLPTAIKAFIPEHQGTMLIAYFYHQAQQLAAQDPSLTVREEDFRYDGPIPQSRETGIVMLADSCEAALRSLKDATPEEALNMVNKILRARWQDNQLEDSGLTREEMPKIAEIFVQVWLQFNHKRIAYPKAVLAAK; translated from the coding sequence ATGAACACGCTTTCTTCATTGACGCGGCAGATTGAACAACTTCGCATTCGCTATAGTGCCCAGTGGCGGCGAGGGCTTTTAGCAAAAGTCCTGACAAAGAGCTTAGCTGAAGCTGCCGGCAGCACATCACCCAAGTCAACCCACAAATCCTTATCTCGCTTTTTGCCCTCCGTGTCGTCCAATCAACCTGCTGTATACCAAAAGCGCTCAATAGTTTCACAAAGCCAAAACTACAGAGCGCACACGCCTATTTCGCTGGTGCTGGCAGTGGTGTGCCTCACCGGCTCTATCGGTCACCGCTTCTACAATAAGCCAAAACTGGATGTTGGCACGAAGGCTCCCTACACGATCGTTGCGCCTACAGCGGCGAAGGTGGAGGACAGCAAAACCACGGAAGAAAACCGAAAAGCCGCCCGAATAGGCTCTGTACCCATATTAAAAATCGATAACGCAGTTAACCAGCAGATATACAACGACCTGAGACGCGCCATCGAACAAGGTAACGAACTCCGACGCATGGCTGGTGTAGTACCCTTCACAGAGACTTCCAGCTTGTCAGCTGAGACGCAGTTGTACTTGCGTCAAGCGAGGGAAGCCGACTGGCGCTCGGTTTTAGCTGCGCTCAAAGATCAAAAAGACCCAAAGGATAGCAAAAAGCCCAGTAGCAACCCCTTGCCGCCCAATGCGAGGAAACCCTTAGAGGAATCATTGGAAGCGCTGCGCCGGCTTGCCCGTCAAGATCCTTATAGCGGCGTCATCAAACAGATCCGCCCTCCGTTAAATGTGGCAGGCCAGCAAGCCATTGCTGAACTTCAAGCCTATCGGCAAACGGCCTCAGATGAAAGTTTTTCCACCCTGTTAGAGACCATTACTCAAGCCCGCCGGCGTTATATGATGGCTGTCGCGGCTCTTTCTGAACCGTCGGTGACGGGACTGGCTAACCGATACGATGCTGAGCTGTTTGCCATGTCTGAAGCCGATTGGCAAAAAATGTTAGTGGGTATTTATCAAGCGGCAGAGCGGCTTCTGGCTCAAGGGATTTCTCCTGGGCTACCGGATGGCATTTTAAAGCACGCGGTAAGCATTCAAGTTAGAACAGCCGTGCCAGCCGAGGCAGAGTCGCTCTCGACAGATATATTACTGGCAGTTTTACGGCCCAACTTAATCAGGGATGCGGAACGTACTAGGTTACGGGCAGAGCAAGCTGCTTCTGAGGTAGAACCCGTCATTGTTACCATTGATCGGGGTGAAGTGATTGTCAACGCCGGTCAACAGATTAGCCAGCCGGATTTTGTGCTGCTCGATTACTTCGGCAAAAGTCAGCGAGAGCCGAACTGGGTGGGGTTAATCAGCTTGGGCGGGCTAGTAGCCGGTGCCGTCGGCGTTTTATGGGTGGTAGAACGGCGGTTTCATCCAGGTTTGCGCCGGCGCGATCACATCTTGGTACTGCTGCTAACCTTAAGTACGCCCCTGTTAGTGGCTTTGCAGGTGCCTCACACAAGCTTGCCCGCGATTGGTTTATTACTAGGCAGTTTCTACGGTTCAGCCGTCGGTACAACCGTCGTCGCTTTGCTGGGTTGGGTACTGCCGGTGGGCTTGGAAATTGACGGAATTCATTTAATCGCTAGTGCCGCCGGTGGCTTGATCGGTGGCTTGATCGCGGGTAGATTACGCTCACGCGAAGAACTCGCCCTGTTGGGCGGTGCTGTCGGATTGACTCAGGGAGCCGTCTATCTGGTCTTAACGCTGATGGCTAGTGCGAGTGTCGGTTCGATTTGGTATACCGTTGTCGGTGCGGCAGCCCTGCAAAGTCTGGCCGGCTTGGCTTGGAGTATTGTGGCACTCGGCCTTAGCCCTTACCTGGAACACGTCTTTGACCTCGTTACCCCCATCCGCTTAGCTGAATTAGCTAGTCCCAACCGGCCTCTATTGAAACGCTTAGCCTCGGAAGCTCCAGGTACATTCCAGCACACTCTCTTCGTTGCCACCCTGGCCGAAGCAGCCGCCAAAACCCTCGGCTGTAATGTGGAGTTAGTGAGAACCGGCACACTATACCACGACATCGGTAAAATGCACGATCCATTAGGGTTTATTGAAAATCAGATGGGTGGCCCTAACAAGCACGATATCATTGATGACCCGTGGAAAAGTGCGGAGATTATTAAAAAGCACGTCATTGAAGGCTTGGTAATGGCTCGGAAGTGCCGGCTGCCTACGGCGATTAAAGCGTTTATCCCAGAACACCAGGGAACAATGCTCATTGCTTATTTTTATCACCAAGCCCAGCAGCTAGCAGCCCAAGACCCTAGTTTAACGGTAAGGGAAGAGGATTTCCGCTACGATGGCCCAATTCCCCAATCCCGTGAAACAGGAATTGTCATGCTGGCAGATTCCTGTGAGGCGGCGCTGCGATCTCTTAAGGACGCTACCCCAGAAGAAGCTTTGAATATGGTCAATAAAATTCTTCGCGCCCGCTGGCAGGATAACCAGCTGGAAGATTCCGGTTTAACTCGCGAAGAGATGCCAAAAATTGCTGAAATTTTTGTGCAAGTTTGGCTACAGTTCAATCACAAACGCATTGCTTATCCGAAAGCGGTTTTGGCCGCTAAATAA
- the gmd gene encoding GDP-mannose 4,6-dehydratase has product MTQRKRALITGITGQDGSYLSELLLENGYEVHGIIRRTSTFNTDRIDHIYVDPHNESARLFLHYGDLTDGTTLRRILEEVQPVEIYNLGAQSHVRVSFDSPEYTVDTVGMGTLRLLEAIRDYQQRTGIEVRFYQAGSSEMYGKVQEIPQKETTPFYPRSPYACAKLYGHWQTVNYRESYGLFACNGILFNHESPRRGETFVTRKITRAIARIVAGKQKKIFLGNLDAKRDWGYAKDYVKAMWLMLQQEEPDDYVIATGETYSVKEFLDIAFKYVNLDWHDYVEFDERYLRPAEVELLIGDSTKARKKLGWEPTVTFEELVGLMVKADLEVLGVISPNEDLAQVFKDHAFIRQEAGGRFD; this is encoded by the coding sequence ATGACGCAACGGAAGCGAGCGCTGATCACCGGCATTACAGGTCAAGACGGCTCCTATTTAAGCGAGTTGTTGCTGGAAAATGGGTATGAAGTTCACGGTATTATCCGGCGGACTTCCACGTTTAACACTGATCGGATTGACCACATTTATGTCGATCCTCACAACGAAAGCGCACGGTTATTTTTGCACTACGGTGATTTGACCGATGGCACAACTCTGCGGCGAATCTTAGAAGAAGTCCAACCTGTAGAAATTTACAATTTGGGTGCTCAATCCCATGTACGGGTGAGTTTTGACTCGCCGGAATACACGGTTGATACCGTGGGAATGGGAACACTGCGCCTGCTAGAGGCAATTCGAGACTATCAGCAGCGTACCGGCATTGAAGTGCGCTTCTATCAAGCCGGTTCCTCGGAAATGTATGGCAAAGTCCAAGAAATTCCTCAGAAGGAAACGACCCCGTTTTATCCAAGAAGTCCCTACGCCTGTGCCAAACTTTACGGCCACTGGCAAACGGTGAATTACCGGGAATCCTATGGACTGTTTGCGTGTAATGGCATCCTTTTTAACCACGAAAGTCCGCGTCGGGGCGAGACATTTGTAACGCGCAAAATCACACGGGCAATTGCTAGAATTGTTGCCGGCAAGCAGAAAAAAATCTTTCTGGGCAACCTAGATGCTAAGCGAGATTGGGGTTATGCAAAGGACTATGTTAAAGCCATGTGGCTAATGCTACAGCAAGAAGAACCCGATGATTATGTGATCGCAACCGGCGAAACTTACTCAGTCAAAGAGTTTCTTGATATTGCCTTTAAATACGTCAACTTAGACTGGCACGATTACGTAGAGTTTGATGAGCGATACCTGCGGCCAGCGGAAGTTGAATTGTTGATTGGAGATTCCACAAAAGCGCGGAAAAAATTAGGTTGGGAACCAACCGTCACTTTTGAAGAATTAGTGGGTTTGATGGTCAAAGCAGACTTAGAAGTGCTGGGTGTAATTTCGCCCAATGAAGATTTGGCCCAAGTTTTTAAGGATCACGCTTTTATCCGTCAAGAAGCGGGGGGTAGGTTTGATTAA
- a CDS encoding carbohydrate ABC transporter permease, which yields MYGLLTALAFIMLVPLFWLISTSLKSPAENIFQFPPQLLPAQPTLQNFVKVWLSEPFGQYLFNSTLVAGLTVGLNLLFCSLAAYPLARLDFRGRDLIFTAIVSTIMIPFQIVMIPLYILTVKLRLINTYLGIIFPSLASAFGIFLLRQAFMGVPKELEEAARMDGCSELGIWWHIMLPAIRPALVTLAIFVFIGSWSDFLWPLIVLDKPEYYTLPLGVATLAGTTFSLDWRLIAAGSVISILPVLFLFLFVQRYIVPTDAGSGVKG from the coding sequence ATGTATGGGCTACTGACTGCGCTGGCATTTATTATGCTCGTGCCCCTGTTTTGGTTAATTAGTACGTCCTTGAAGTCGCCGGCAGAAAACATTTTCCAGTTTCCCCCGCAATTGCTGCCGGCTCAGCCGACATTACAGAACTTTGTCAAAGTTTGGCTGTCCGAACCTTTTGGCCAATATTTGTTCAATAGCACGTTGGTTGCCGGCTTGACAGTTGGGTTAAATCTGCTGTTTTGCTCTCTCGCTGCTTATCCTTTAGCACGACTAGATTTTCGAGGACGCGACTTAATTTTTACCGCTATCGTTTCCACCATCATGATTCCCTTCCAAATCGTGATGATTCCCCTGTATATCTTGACCGTAAAACTCCGCCTGATTAACACTTACCTGGGCATCATTTTTCCTTCCCTTGCTTCCGCCTTTGGCATTTTTCTATTACGGCAAGCTTTTATGGGTGTGCCTAAAGAATTAGAAGAAGCCGCCCGAATGGATGGCTGTTCTGAGTTGGGGATTTGGTGGCATATCATGCTACCTGCGATCCGACCGGCACTGGTGACACTGGCCATCTTTGTGTTTATCGGTTCTTGGAGCGACTTTTTATGGCCTTTAATTGTCTTAGATAAGCCTGAATACTATACCTTGCCTTTGGGAGTAGCAACCCTTGCCGGCACCACCTTTTCCTTAGATTGGCGGTTAATTGCTGCCGGTTCTGTGATTTCCATCTTGCCAGTGCTGTTTCTCTTTTTATTCGTACAGCGCTACATTGTTCCCACAGATGCCGGTAGTGGAGTTAAGGGTTAA
- a CDS encoding 5-formyltetrahydrofolate cyclo-ligase, which translates to MSSTDSQLDKATWRRALLQQRQSLPADIWQQKSTQLCSHLQSSSLFAQSQTILAYFSFRQEPDLSLLFSDDHRWGFPRCAGTSLSWHLWKSGEALETGSYGLIEPKADSSILQPAEVDLILVPAVACDQQGYRLGYGGGFYDRLFSSPEWASKPTLGIVFEFAYLPQLPVDTWDQKLQGVCTEVGIKMMR; encoded by the coding sequence ATGAGTAGCACTGACTCCCAGCTAGATAAAGCAACATGGCGACGTGCGCTTTTGCAGCAACGGCAATCACTGCCGGCAGATATTTGGCAGCAAAAAAGTACGCAGCTTTGCAGCCACCTGCAATCCTCATCTCTGTTCGCTCAATCACAAACCATCCTGGCTTACTTCAGCTTTCGCCAAGAACCAGACCTCAGTCTTTTATTTAGTGATGATCACAGATGGGGATTTCCTCGATGTGCCGGCACATCTCTGTCTTGGCACCTCTGGAAGTCCGGAGAAGCCCTAGAAACCGGCAGTTATGGTCTGATTGAACCCAAGGCGGATTCCTCAATTTTGCAGCCGGCAGAAGTAGATTTAATTCTTGTCCCAGCCGTTGCCTGTGATCAGCAGGGATATCGCTTAGGCTATGGCGGTGGCTTTTACGACCGGCTCTTCAGTTCACCGGAGTGGGCATCCAAACCAACCCTCGGTATTGTGTTTGAATTTGCTTACTTGCCCCAGTTACCTGTCGATACTTGGGATCAAAAATTGCAGGGCGTTTGTACAGAAGTGGGGATAAAAATGATGCGATAA
- a CDS encoding GDP-L-fucose synthase family protein: MTTLELKDKRILVTGGAGFLGRQVIDQLVKAGADTQKITVPRSREYDLCSMDACQRVVQQQDIIVHLAAHVGGIGLNREKPAQLFYDNLMMGTQLIHSAYQAGVEKFICVGTICAYPKFTPVPFKEDDLWNGYPEETNAPYGVAKKALLVQLQAYRQQYNFNGVYLLPVNLYGPEDNFDPSSSHVIPALIRKVYEAQQRGDKQLPAWGDGTPSREFLYSTDAARGIVMATQKYNDPDPVNLGTGYEITIRDLVELICELMEFKGEIIWETDQPNGQPRRCLDTERAKQAFGFTAQVEFKEGLKNTIDWYRQHAA; the protein is encoded by the coding sequence ATGACAACACTAGAGCTAAAAGACAAACGAATTCTGGTAACGGGGGGCGCTGGTTTCTTGGGCCGGCAAGTGATAGATCAGCTCGTCAAAGCCGGCGCTGACACCCAAAAAATTACAGTGCCGCGCTCACGTGAGTACGATTTGTGTTCAATGGATGCCTGTCAACGAGTTGTCCAACAGCAGGATATTATCGTTCACCTAGCGGCACACGTGGGTGGCATTGGTTTAAATCGGGAAAAACCGGCCCAATTATTTTACGACAACCTGATGATGGGCACTCAGCTCATTCATTCCGCCTATCAAGCCGGTGTCGAGAAATTTATCTGTGTTGGCACGATTTGTGCCTATCCTAAATTCACGCCAGTGCCTTTTAAAGAAGATGATCTTTGGAATGGCTATCCGGAAGAAACCAACGCGCCTTATGGAGTTGCAAAAAAAGCTTTATTAGTGCAACTCCAAGCTTATCGGCAACAGTACAACTTTAATGGTGTTTATCTGCTGCCGGTGAATTTATACGGGCCAGAAGATAACTTTGACCCTAGCAGTTCTCACGTCATTCCCGCCTTAATTCGTAAAGTTTACGAAGCCCAACAGCGAGGAGACAAACAACTGCCTGCGTGGGGAGACGGCACTCCCAGCCGCGAATTTTTGTATTCAACCGATGCAGCGCGGGGCATTGTCATGGCAACCCAAAAATACAACGATCCAGATCCAGTAAATTTGGGAACCGGCTATGAAATTACCATCCGCGATCTAGTAGAACTGATCTGCGAGTTGATGGAATTTAAGGGAGAAATTATTTGGGAAACTGATCAACCCAATGGTCAGCCACGTCGCTGCTTGGATACCGAACGAGCAAAGCAAGCTTTTGGTTTTACTGCCCAAGTTGAATTCAAAGAAGGGCTGAAAAATACCATTGATTGGTATCGCCAGCACGCTGCTTAA